Proteins co-encoded in one Candidatus Thiodictyon syntrophicum genomic window:
- a CDS encoding type II toxin-antitoxin system VapC family toxin: MSKPKVYIETSVISYLTARPSNDLRTAANQVATTDWWDGRRNQFEVFVSSFVVAEASKGHPEAATRRLDAIARIPKLEATEEVRALGLALVAEGALPSQAEIDAYHIAIAAVNAVDYLLTWNCSHIANASLRSKIETVCRSHGVEPPIICTPTELMED, from the coding sequence ATGTCCAAACCCAAGGTCTACATTGAAACCTCAGTGATCAGCTACCTGACCGCGCGCCCGAGTAACGACCTCCGGACGGCGGCAAACCAGGTTGCGACGACGGACTGGTGGGATGGTCGGCGCAATCAGTTCGAGGTCTTCGTTTCATCCTTCGTCGTTGCCGAGGCGAGCAAAGGGCACCCAGAAGCCGCAACGCGTCGGCTCGACGCGATTGCGCGCATTCCCAAGCTGGAAGCAACCGAGGAGGTCAGAGCGCTCGGTCTCGCCCTCGTCGCCGAGGGCGCGCTCCCCAGTCAGGCCGAGATCGACGCCTATCACATTGCCATTGCTGCGGTAAACGCCGTCGACTATCTGCTGACATGGAACTGCTCACATATTGCCAATGCCAGCTTACGCTCGAAGATCGAAACCGTTTGCCGTTCGCACGGGGTCGAGCCGCCAATCATCTGCACCCCAACCGAGTTAATGGAGGACTAA
- a CDS encoding DUF1624 domain-containing protein, which translates to MTRWVTDFCAPAFSFLAGLGIYLSASRGKPKAAVARMLITRGLWLVALELTVLRVAWYFNFDYTLLKAGVIWSLGWSMVALALLVWLPARLVLILGLAMILGHNLLDGLAPADFGRFAGLWTVLHGTGYVPLFGDVRLLVVYPLIPWIGIMAAGYGCGLALKWDQADRQQRVFLIGLAMTIAFVVIRGLNGYGDPHPWATQPDPLFTVLNFLACEKYPVSLSYVLMTMGPALMLLAALDRPNLPTFTRPLDIFGRVPFLFYVLHLPLLHAMAVAWSTWRYGAAPWLFANPPGGNWPHDFHWDLPLTYGAWVTCVLLLYPVCRWFADIKSRRRDWWLSYL; encoded by the coding sequence CTGACCCGCTGGGTCACCGATTTCTGCGCCCCGGCCTTCTCCTTCCTGGCCGGACTGGGCATCTATCTTTCCGCCTCGCGCGGCAAGCCCAAGGCCGCGGTCGCACGCATGCTCATCACCCGCGGCCTGTGGTTGGTGGCGCTGGAGCTGACGGTGCTGCGGGTTGCCTGGTACTTCAATTTCGATTACACCCTGCTCAAGGCGGGCGTGATCTGGTCACTGGGCTGGTCCATGGTCGCCCTGGCGCTGCTCGTCTGGCTGCCCGCGCGCCTGGTATTGATCCTGGGCCTGGCGATGATCCTCGGGCACAACCTGCTCGACGGCCTGGCCCCCGCGGACTTCGGGCGCTTTGCCGGTCTCTGGACCGTCCTGCACGGCACCGGCTATGTGCCGCTGTTCGGCGACGTGCGCCTCCTGGTGGTCTATCCGCTGATCCCCTGGATCGGGATCATGGCGGCGGGCTATGGCTGCGGCCTCGCACTCAAATGGGACCAGGCCGATCGGCAGCAGCGCGTCTTCCTGATCGGGCTGGCGATGACCATCGCCTTCGTGGTCATCCGCGGACTCAACGGCTATGGCGATCCGCATCCCTGGGCGACCCAGCCCGATCCGCTCTTCACCGTGCTGAACTTCCTGGCCTGTGAGAAGTACCCGGTGTCCCTGTCCTATGTCCTCATGACCATGGGGCCGGCCCTGATGCTGCTGGCCGCCCTGGACCGTCCGAACCTGCCCACCTTCACCCGCCCGCTCGACATCTTCGGGCGGGTGCCGTTCCTCTTCTACGTCCTGCACCTGCCATTACTGCACGCCATGGCCGTGGCCTGGTCCACCTGGCGATACGGGGCGGCGCCCTGGCTGTTCGCCAATCCGCCGGGGGGCAACTGGCCGCACGATTTTCACTGGGATCTGCCCCTGACCTACGGCGCCTGGGTAACCTGCGTGCTCCTGCTCTACCCGGTCTGCCGATGGTTTGCCGACATCAAGTCCAGGCGTCGGGACTGGTGGCTTTCGTATCTGTGA
- a CDS encoding AAA family ATPase, with protein sequence MDGSEARARLFRDDGSAGGEYLFDWSRSGVGALPERPDNTQLTWFRRRLGSLLVVRPNPMLIGGETREEVTRPDPRLGNFASWYRWLSQEQPGAVMALNTALREVLPGFDVLRLRQSGEAKLLEATMQGPDGRRMAWRLGDLSDDERALIALYTLIHCLPDDGATLCIDEPENFLALPEIGPWLDRFDERCAEPPQQGILISHHPRPINLLARDAGYWIDRDGPLAPTRVRRIEPGTGAAGVSMDQLVERGWVFDE encoded by the coding sequence GTGGATGGGTCTGAGGCACGCGCCCGGCTGTTCCGGGACGACGGAAGCGCCGGCGGGGAGTACCTGTTCGACTGGTCTCGCTCCGGCGTTGGCGCGCTCCCCGAGCGCCCGGACAACACGCAACTCACCTGGTTTCGCCGTCGCCTCGGGAGCCTGCTGGTCGTGCGGCCGAACCCGATGCTGATCGGCGGCGAGACCCGCGAAGAGGTCACACGCCCGGACCCACGGCTCGGCAACTTCGCGTCCTGGTACCGCTGGCTGAGTCAGGAGCAACCCGGCGCGGTGATGGCCCTGAATACGGCGCTACGTGAGGTTCTGCCTGGCTTCGACGTGTTGCGCCTGCGCCAGTCGGGCGAGGCCAAACTCCTGGAGGCGACGATGCAGGGACCGGACGGCCGGCGGATGGCCTGGCGCCTTGGCGACCTCTCCGATGACGAGCGGGCCTTGATCGCACTCTATACGCTGATCCACTGCCTGCCGGACGACGGCGCCACCCTGTGCATTGATGAGCCCGAGAACTTCCTGGCGCTGCCGGAGATCGGCCCTTGGTTGGATCGCTTCGACGAGCGCTGCGCCGAGCCGCCTCAGCAAGGCATCCTGATCTCTCACCATCCCCGGCCGATCAACCTGCTCGCCCGCGACGCCGGGTATTGGATCGACCGCGACGGCCCGCTGGCACCGACGCGGGTACGCCGAATCGAACCGGGCACCGGCGCCGCGGGCGTGTCGATGGATCAATTGGTCGAGCGGGGGTGGGTCTTCGATGAGTAG
- a CDS encoding ATP-binding cassette domain-containing protein — MQTAPAAGVHCRADNFRCLVNFELSLGRIVLLLGPNGAGKSTLFDLLERLRRLVVDGARIDDCFTSADLTAWETRFEQRFELDMVRDDAHVFRYALTISHDPDRRRDRTAGGWPGALATSPMASGPRSHSIH; from the coding sequence GTGCAAACTGCGCCTGCGGCTGGTGTCCATTGCCGCGCCGACAACTTCCGCTGTCTGGTCAATTTCGAGTTGAGCCTGGGGCGGATCGTCCTGCTGCTGGGGCCGAACGGCGCCGGCAAGTCCACGCTCTTCGACCTGCTGGAGCGCCTGCGCCGCCTGGTGGTCGATGGGGCGCGCATCGACGACTGCTTCACTTCCGCGGACCTGACGGCCTGGGAAACGCGGTTCGAGCAGCGCTTCGAGCTCGACATGGTGCGGGACGACGCCCACGTCTTCCGTTATGCGCTGACGATCTCCCACGACCCGGACCGTCGCAGGGACCGGACGGCCGGCGGATGGCCTGGCGCCTTGGCGACCTCTCCGATGGCGAGCGGGCCTCGATCGCACTCTATACACTGA
- a CDS encoding DUF6399 domain-containing protein — MKHCTRLERAEQCGRAAGQLAQGHPLRQVAAELGVARSTLRGWRAAAPLAGLPVEVAACLATPAGAQWLHQLVVVMHLIITLRAGAGVRMVCEFLELSGLSALVGASYGSQYALTVQVQEAVAKQAQEQRVALAVGMPPQELTVAEDETFHPDVCLVAIEPVSNFILLEQYAPDRTAATWTQALETALAGMPVTVIQGTSDEAKALRHHHEQDLGAQHSPDLFHAQYEVSKGTSLHLDRQVRQASAAVAAAQAPLDAAQAAQRAYDAQVPHPRGRPPAFAARSDAALTELVAAEAEQTQALTRQTQAREQIRELGLLYHPYDLVSGQVQSVAQVAARFADVWARLAHLADAADLPARARAHLAKAQRLTVPWLATLAFFWARVQTRVDALDLAPDVEQAVLTQLIPALYLARVAGRSSHADTRHRLTALSAQLLEPLRQPTHPLQALAPTRRAQIEAVAGGCADLFQRSSSCVEGRNGHLSLYHHGSHRLSDRKLAALTAMHNYYVRRPDGTTAAERFFGRAHPALFDHVLAHVGLPPPARRRRPRPVTRPALTLVAA, encoded by the coding sequence GTGAAGCACTGCACCCGCTTGGAGCGGGCGGAGCAATGCGGGCGCGCCGCTGGCCAGTTGGCGCAGGGACACCCGCTGCGGCAGGTGGCGGCGGAGTTGGGGGTGGCGCGCAGCACGTTGCGCGGCTGGCGCGCGGCGGCGCCGTTGGCGGGGTTGCCGGTGGAGGTGGCGGCGTGCCTGGCGACCCCGGCGGGGGCGCAGTGGCTGCACCAACTGGTCGTGGTGATGCATCTGATCATCACCCTGCGGGCCGGCGCCGGGGTGCGGATGGTGTGTGAGTTCCTGGAGCTGAGCGGCTTGTCGGCGCTCGTCGGGGCCTCCTATGGCAGCCAGTATGCGCTGACGGTGCAGGTGCAGGAGGCCGTGGCCAAACAGGCGCAGGAACAGCGGGTCGCCCTCGCTGTCGGCATGCCGCCGCAGGAGTTGACGGTCGCTGAGGATGAAACCTTTCACCCCGACGTCTGCCTGGTCGCCATTGAGCCGGTGTCGAATTTCATTCTGCTGGAACAGTACGCGCCCGATCGCACGGCGGCGACCTGGACGCAGGCCCTGGAGACGGCGCTGGCGGGGATGCCGGTGACCGTCATCCAAGGCACCAGTGATGAAGCCAAGGCGTTACGGCACCACCACGAGCAAGACCTCGGCGCCCAGCATTCCCCGGACCTGTTCCATGCTCAGTATGAGGTGTCCAAGGGGACCAGTCTGCACCTGGACCGCCAGGTCAGACAGGCCAGCGCCGCCGTCGCGGCGGCCCAGGCGCCGCTGGACGCGGCGCAGGCCGCGCAACGGGCGTATGACGCGCAAGTCCCTCATCCGCGCGGCCGACCACCGGCCTTCGCGGCCCGCAGCGACGCGGCCTTAACTGAACTGGTCGCGGCCGAAGCCGAGCAGACCCAGGCCCTGACACGCCAAACGCAAGCCCGTGAGCAGATCCGTGAACTGGGCCTGCTGTATCACCCGTACGACCTCGTGAGCGGACAGGTGCAATCCGTGGCGCAGGTCGCCGCCCGCTTCGCCGACGTCTGGGCACGCCTTGCACACCTCGCCGACGCGGCCGACTTGCCCGCACGCGCCCGCGCACACCTCGCCAAGGCGCAGCGCCTGACCGTGCCGTGGTTGGCCACCCTGGCGTTCTTCTGGGCGCGCGTCCAGACCCGGGTCGACGCCCTGGACCTGGCGCCCGACGTGGAGCAGGCGGTTCTGACCCAGTTGATTCCGGCCCTCTACCTGGCGCGGGTGGCGGGGCGCAGCAGCCACGCCGACACCCGCCATCGACTCACGGCGCTGAGCGCACAGTTGCTCGAACCCTTGCGCCAGCCGACGCATCCGCTGCAGGCCCTGGCGCCCACGCGCCGCGCACAGATCGAGGCGGTCGCCGGCGGTTGCGCCGATCTGTTCCAGCGCAGTAGCTCTTGTGTGGAAGGGCGCAACGGCCACCTGTCGCTTTATCATCACGGCAGTCACCGCCTCAGTGACCGCAAGCTGGCGGCCCTGACGGCCATGCACAACTATTATGTCCGCCGCCCCGATGGCACCACCGCCGCCGAACGCTTCTTCGGGCGGGCTCACCCGGCGCTGTTTGACCACGTGCTGGCGCACGTCGGTCTGCCGCCGCCAGCGCGGCGGCGGCGACCGCGACCGGTCACGCGCCCGGCGCTGACGCTGGTGGCGGCGTGA
- a CDS encoding ATP-dependent zinc protease, translated as MLPSCFRRSVLVLQAVALAALATSVALAQTGGEDGPCEASRASMPAVIGWAENVRLTALGIEQAALMDTGASLGALDAAIMRISGGDTPGTPERVVFAITDGKGGTVVVQRDIVAWIRIKNKGAAGTTRRPVVMMEICLAGKTITERMTLTDRRAFSYPILVGRNFLRAGRFLVDADTRYTQAPRCRGLP; from the coding sequence ATGTTGCCGAGCTGTTTTCGTCGGTCGGTACTGGTATTGCAGGCTGTCGCCCTGGCGGCGCTGGCAACATCCGTGGCGCTTGCGCAGACAGGGGGCGAAGATGGCCCGTGCGAGGCCTCGCGGGCGTCCATGCCGGCCGTCATCGGGTGGGCGGAGAACGTGCGCCTCACGGCACTGGGTATAGAACAGGCGGCGCTTATGGATACCGGCGCCAGCCTCGGCGCGCTCGATGCCGCTATTATGCGGATCAGCGGTGGCGATACGCCGGGCACTCCCGAACGCGTCGTGTTCGCCATTACTGACGGCAAGGGCGGGACCGTTGTCGTGCAGCGTGATATCGTCGCTTGGATCAGGATCAAGAACAAAGGCGCGGCTGGTACGACGCGGCGGCCGGTGGTCATGATGGAGATCTGTCTCGCCGGCAAGACGATCACCGAGCGCATGACGCTGACCGACCGTCGGGCCTTTTCCTACCCGATCCTGGTCGGCCGCAATTTTCTCCGCGCCGGGCGCTTCCTGGTCGATGCGGATACGCGTTACACGCAGGCCCCGCGGTGCCGCGGTTTACCCTGA
- a CDS encoding AAA family ATPase: MAWRLGDLSDGERASIALYTLIHCLPDGGATLCIDEPENFLALPEIGPWLDRFDERCAEPPQQGILISHHPRPINRLAHDAGYWIDRDGPPAPTRVRRIAPGTGAAGVSMDHLVERGWVFDE; the protein is encoded by the coding sequence ATGGCCTGGCGCCTTGGCGACCTCTCCGATGGCGAGCGGGCCTCGATCGCACTCTATACACTGATCCACTGCCTGCCGGACGGCGGTGCCACCCTCTGCATCGATGAGCCCGAGAACTTCCTGGCGCTGCCTGAGATCGGCCCTTGGTTGGATCGCTTCGACGAGCGCTGCGCCGAGCCACCCCAGCAGGGCATCCTGATCTCCCACCATCCCCGGCCGATCAACCGGCTCGCCCACGACGCCGGGTATTGGATCGACCGCGACGGCCCGCCGGCACCGACGCGGGTACGCCGAATCGCACCGGGCACCGGCGCCGCGGGCGTGTCGATGGATCACCTGGTCGAGCGGGGTTGGGTCTTCGATGAGTAG
- a CDS encoding helix-turn-helix domain-containing protein, protein MATDDSMTGEELGEKLLESIRQMNAGLGTVVYSPIIATRRQSGLSQAQFAALMGVSVRTLQEWEQGRRQPSGAAKTLLKVVERHPEVLRELAAA, encoded by the coding sequence ATGGCAACCGATGACAGCATGACCGGCGAGGAACTGGGAGAGAAGCTACTGGAATCGATCCGCCAGATGAACGCTGGCCTCGGGACTGTGGTGTATTCGCCGATCATCGCTACCCGTCGGCAATCCGGCCTGTCGCAGGCGCAATTCGCCGCGCTCATGGGCGTGTCGGTGCGCACGCTGCAAGAGTGGGAGCAAGGTCGACGCCAGCCGAGCGGTGCCGCCAAGACCCTGCTCAAGGTGGTCGAGCGGCACCCCGAGGTGCTGCGGGAATTGGCCGCGGCCTGA
- a CDS encoding 2Fe-2S iron-sulfur cluster-binding protein produces the protein MNALSLSRAARLAGVTRAEIQRRIRQGDLPTFEGSVAVRELLKLYPDLVLEREGALARVDRIKALALPSRHLDAALPSPEVLVGRLRGLSDALVAKRSALAAAEALLDQVQAGLAALASDASASAPFRDLESLRDWLAAARRESRSLAPDDPAARLFALDNVLRIMAANVRLLPSGHDFFVEGKESILDAAVRAGVHLSYGCASGTCGQCRARVVSGEVAPIHRHDYVLGERERAQGYILACSWTAVSDLVLEAVEARSADDLPRQEIRAGLRRREALGPDLVSLNLQTPRSQTLRFMAGQRVRLTLDNGASRELPLANCPCDGRSLWFFVRRGPDPFATAVFADLRPGDPILVEGPWGDCVLDEESPDPAVFIALGDGIAPLKSMIEHAVSIDRLDSLQLWWGTTQPEGHHQAHWARALKESLDNFGYRALPHETPEDLLAELAAARDPSAADLGDARYYLAGPAPLLTRLRRGLAQRGVEAERVRWTET, from the coding sequence ATGAATGCACTCAGCCTGTCCCGTGCGGCCCGACTCGCCGGGGTGACCCGCGCCGAGATCCAGCGGCGCATCCGCCAGGGTGACCTGCCGACCTTCGAGGGGAGCGTGGCCGTGCGCGAGCTGCTCAAGCTCTACCCGGACCTGGTGCTCGAGCGCGAGGGCGCCCTCGCACGGGTCGACCGGATCAAGGCCCTGGCCCTGCCGAGCCGGCATCTCGACGCGGCCCTGCCGTCCCCCGAGGTCCTGGTCGGGCGCCTGCGGGGCCTGAGCGACGCCCTGGTGGCCAAGCGCTCGGCCCTGGCGGCGGCGGAGGCCTTGCTCGATCAGGTGCAGGCCGGGCTCGCCGCCCTCGCGTCCGATGCGTCGGCGTCCGCCCCGTTTCGGGACCTTGAGTCGCTGCGCGACTGGCTGGCCGCGGCACGCCGCGAGTCCCGGAGCCTGGCGCCCGATGACCCCGCCGCGCGCCTCTTCGCGCTCGACAATGTCCTGCGGATCATGGCCGCCAACGTCCGCCTGCTCCCGAGCGGTCACGACTTCTTCGTCGAGGGCAAGGAGTCCATCCTCGACGCGGCGGTCCGCGCCGGGGTCCACCTGAGCTACGGCTGTGCGAGCGGCACCTGCGGCCAGTGCCGGGCGCGGGTGGTAAGCGGTGAGGTCGCCCCGATCCACCGGCACGACTACGTGCTCGGCGAGCGCGAGCGGGCGCAGGGCTACATCCTCGCGTGTTCCTGGACGGCCGTCTCCGACCTGGTCCTGGAGGCGGTGGAGGCGCGCAGCGCGGACGACCTGCCCCGCCAGGAGATCCGCGCCGGGCTGCGCCGGCGCGAGGCGCTCGGCCCGGACCTCGTGAGCCTCAATCTCCAGACCCCGCGCTCCCAGACCCTGCGTTTCATGGCCGGCCAGCGGGTCCGGCTCACCCTGGACAACGGTGCCAGCCGCGAACTCCCACTCGCCAACTGCCCCTGTGACGGGCGCAGCCTCTGGTTCTTCGTGCGCCGCGGCCCGGACCCCTTCGCCACGGCCGTCTTCGCGGACCTGCGGCCCGGGGACCCGATCCTCGTGGAAGGCCCCTGGGGGGACTGCGTGCTGGACGAGGAGTCACCGGACCCGGCCGTCTTCATTGCGCTCGGCGACGGCATCGCCCCGCTCAAGAGCATGATCGAACACGCCGTCTCCATCGACCGTCTCGATTCACTGCAACTGTGGTGGGGTACCACCCAGCCGGAGGGCCACCACCAGGCGCACTGGGCGCGGGCGCTCAAGGAGTCGCTGGACAACTTCGGGTACCGGGCGCTGCCGCACGAGACCCCGGAGGACCTGCTCGCCGAACTGGCCGCGGCCCGGGACCCCAGCGCCGCGGACCTCGGGGACGCGCGCTACTATCTCGCCGGCCCCGCCCCGCTGCTCACGCGCCTGCGCCGCGGACTGGCGCAGCGGGGGGTCGAGGCCGAGCGGGTGCGGTGGACCGAGACCTGA
- a CDS encoding transcriptional regulator, whose translation MYTIVETPIFGADARDIWSEDERGEFCAWLAASPHAGDPIPGSGGCRKVRWARAGTGKRGGVRVIYFNRLESGVIYLLVIYAKAVRGDIPAHMLKAIQESIQYGNR comes from the coding sequence ATGTACACCATCGTCGAGACTCCGATCTTTGGCGCGGACGCTAGGGATATCTGGTCCGAGGACGAGCGCGGCGAGTTCTGCGCCTGGCTTGCGGCAAGCCCGCACGCTGGAGACCCGATTCCCGGCTCCGGCGGTTGCCGCAAGGTCCGCTGGGCACGCGCGGGTACTGGCAAGCGCGGGGGAGTCAGGGTGATATATTTCAACCGGCTGGAAAGCGGCGTGATTTACCTGCTGGTGATCTACGCCAAGGCGGTGCGCGGGGATATCCCGGCGCATATGCTAAAGGCCATCCAAGAGTCGATCCAATATGGCAACCGATGA
- the lon gene encoding endopeptidase La, which yields MVDTETVDLASEDAQDEGSGVIQLARANDMLPGQIHLLPVASRPFFPGQAVPLMMAAEHWSTTLHAVGETEHKILGVVLVKSETSEDAGPGDFYPVGTACRVHRVHRQEGHLQVLVECLQRFHIDGWVHDKVPFNARVSYLPEPAGAPDDQVRAYAMAVINTIKELLPLNPLYVEELRMFLDRFGPDDPSHLADFAASLTTSKREQLQEVLEEVQLLPRMEKVLVLLNNELELAKAQQKIRRSVEERMQTQQREFMLKEQLKAIQKELGIAKDDRTAELDKFKARLTTLTLTAEAQKRVDEEMEKMGMLETGSPEYSVTRNYLDWITLLPWGQHSQDKLDLKRARRILDRDHYGLKDVKERMLEFLAVGIHKGEIAGSIILLVGPPGVGKTSIGRSIADALGRRFYRFSVGGIRDEAEIKGHRRTYIGAMPGKFLQAIKDAGTANPVIMLDEIDKIGASYHGDPASALLEVLDPEQNSDFLDHYLDLRFDLSKVLFVCTANTTDSIPGPLLDRMELITLAGYIAEEKLQIARKYLLPRQIDRAGLPKGTIRLDTTTLRALIDGYARDAGVRRLEKQLGKIVRKVAVRMLEGAQTPITVGETDLKGYLGSPVFRDERKLSGPGVVTGLAWTAMGGATLSIEAVRAHEQGRGIKLTGQLGDVMKESAEIAYSYLTSHARQYNAEPGYFDKAFIHLHVPAGATPKDGPSAGITMASAILSLARNLPVRRIAMTGEITLTGEVFPIGGVREKLIAARRAGFKEIILPEDNRGEYEEVPEHIRKGFLIHFASRFEDVVPLLFKA from the coding sequence ATGGTTGACACGGAGACTGTGGATTTGGCGAGCGAAGACGCTCAGGACGAAGGCAGCGGCGTCATCCAACTGGCGCGGGCCAATGACATGCTGCCCGGCCAGATCCATCTGTTGCCGGTCGCCTCCCGGCCCTTCTTTCCCGGCCAGGCAGTCCCCTTGATGATGGCCGCCGAGCACTGGTCGACCACCCTGCACGCGGTCGGTGAGACCGAGCACAAGATCCTGGGCGTGGTCCTGGTCAAGAGCGAGACCTCCGAGGACGCCGGCCCCGGGGACTTCTACCCGGTCGGCACCGCCTGCCGGGTGCACCGCGTACACCGCCAGGAAGGCCACCTGCAGGTCCTGGTGGAGTGCCTGCAGCGCTTCCACATCGACGGCTGGGTCCACGACAAGGTCCCCTTCAATGCCCGGGTGTCCTACCTGCCGGAGCCGGCCGGGGCGCCGGACGACCAGGTTCGCGCCTATGCCATGGCGGTGATCAACACCATCAAGGAACTGCTGCCGCTCAACCCGCTGTATGTGGAAGAGTTGCGCATGTTCCTGGACCGCTTCGGCCCGGATGACCCCTCTCACCTCGCGGACTTCGCCGCCAGCCTCACCACCTCCAAGCGCGAACAGTTGCAGGAGGTCCTGGAGGAGGTGCAACTCCTGCCGCGCATGGAGAAGGTCCTGGTGCTGCTCAATAATGAGCTGGAACTGGCCAAGGCGCAGCAGAAGATCCGCCGCTCGGTGGAAGAGCGGATGCAGACGCAGCAGCGCGAGTTCATGCTGAAGGAGCAACTCAAGGCGATCCAGAAGGAGTTGGGGATCGCCAAGGACGACCGCACCGCCGAACTGGACAAGTTCAAGGCGCGCCTCACCACGCTCACCCTGACCGCGGAGGCGCAGAAGCGGGTGGACGAGGAGATGGAGAAGATGGGGATGCTGGAGACCGGCTCGCCCGAATACTCGGTCACCCGCAACTATCTGGACTGGATCACGCTCCTGCCCTGGGGCCAGCACTCCCAGGACAAGCTCGATCTCAAGCGCGCCCGCCGCATCCTGGACCGCGACCACTATGGCCTCAAGGACGTGAAGGAACGGATGCTGGAGTTCCTGGCCGTGGGCATCCACAAGGGCGAGATCGCCGGCTCAATCATTCTATTGGTCGGCCCGCCCGGGGTGGGCAAGACCTCCATCGGGCGCTCGATCGCCGACGCCTTGGGTCGGCGCTTCTACCGCTTCTCCGTGGGCGGTATCCGCGACGAGGCGGAGATCAAGGGCCACCGCCGTACCTATATCGGCGCCATGCCCGGCAAGTTCCTCCAGGCCATCAAAGACGCAGGCACCGCCAATCCGGTGATCATGCTCGATGAGATCGACAAGATCGGCGCCTCCTACCACGGCGATCCGGCCTCGGCCCTGCTGGAGGTCCTGGACCCGGAGCAGAATTCGGACTTTCTCGACCATTATCTCGACCTGCGCTTCGACCTGTCCAAGGTCCTGTTCGTCTGCACTGCCAACACGACCGACAGCATCCCCGGACCGCTCCTGGACCGTATGGAACTCATTACGCTCGCCGGCTATATCGCCGAGGAAAAGCTCCAGATCGCCAGGAAATACCTGCTGCCCCGCCAGATCGATCGCGCCGGCCTGCCCAAGGGCACCATCCGGCTGGACACTACCACCCTGCGCGCACTCATCGACGGCTATGCCCGGGACGCGGGCGTGCGGCGGCTGGAGAAGCAACTCGGCAAGATCGTGCGCAAGGTCGCGGTGCGGATGCTGGAGGGGGCCCAGACGCCCATTACCGTCGGCGAGACGGATCTCAAGGGCTACCTGGGCAGCCCGGTGTTTCGCGACGAGCGCAAACTCTCCGGCCCCGGGGTCGTGACCGGACTCGCCTGGACCGCCATGGGCGGGGCCACCCTCTCCATCGAGGCGGTGCGCGCCCACGAGCAGGGCCGCGGCATCAAGCTCACCGGCCAGTTGGGCGACGTCATGAAGGAGTCCGCCGAGATCGCCTACAGCTATCTCACCAGCCACGCCCGCCAATACAACGCCGAACCCGGCTATTTCGACAAGGCCTTCATCCATCTGCACGTCCCCGCCGGGGCCACCCCCAAGGACGGCCCCTCCGCCGGCATCACCATGGCCTCCGCAATCCTCTCGCTGGCCCGCAACCTGCCGGTGCGGCGCATCGCGATGACCGGTGAGATCACCCTCACCGGCGAGGTCTTCCCCATCGGCGGAGTGCGCGAAAAGCTCATCGCCGCGCGGCGCGCCGGATTCAAGGAGATCATTCTGCCGGAGGACAACCGCGGCGAATACGAAGAGGTCCCGGAGCACATCCGCAAGGGGTTCCTGATCCATTTCGCCTCACGCTTCGAGGATGTGGTACCGCTTCTCTTCAAAGCCTAG